The following are encoded together in the Hoplias malabaricus isolate fHopMal1 chromosome 3, fHopMal1.hap1, whole genome shotgun sequence genome:
- the LOC136692519 gene encoding inactive all-trans-retinol 13,14-reductase-like, producing the protein MWSLVLLVWFLLWAGGTYWYLFGRRSPFTEESVRPPGPMELDQKKRDKVLKQGFTREKVPQNLDAIVIGSGIGGMTAAATMAKTGKRVLVLEQHDQAGGCCHTFTEKGFEFDVGLHYIGQLHENSMIRVVMDQITEGQLQFVELDQHFDTIVIGTGEEQRQYTIHTGKTEMEEHLKKQFPADVRAVDEFFRMMKTSARKTPLLAGLKLIPRWLALLLLRSGIANLCSSVFRLIGTSATEMANSLTSNMDLQLIFSYLFYGVPPKDSSCLINALLLHHYKRGAYYPKGGASEIPFHITKVIQKYGGNVLVRAPVSRILVDSKGAAYGVAVRKGQEGVEVRAPIIISNCGLFNTFKRLLPPEIQSKPEIQQRLDMVKPARGSFLVFSGFDATQEELGITSKNLWLYKTNDMDIMMDQFFSLEKEKAPENIPMMFITFPSAKDPTSKIRHPGKSCMTILTMVNYEWFEEWKDTTVKKRGDDYMAYKMRFANCLFDWACVYYPKLREKLVYQEVATPLTNTHYLNAYRGAMYSAEQNLERYQVEVMAKNRCETPVKNLYISGQDLFSCGIVGALHGGLLCASTALGQIVYINLLLLKKKLKRKKAREMAEQIKNKVQ; encoded by the exons ATGTGGTCGCTGGTGCTCTTGGTGTGGTTCTTGCTCTGGGCTGGAGGAACCTATTGGTACTTGTTTGGGCGAAGAAGCCCCTTCACTGAGGAGTCAGTGAGACCCCCAGGACCTATGGAGCTGGACCAGAAGAAGAGAGACAAAGTTCTGAAGCAGG GTTTCACCAGGGAGAAGGTCCCACAGAATCTGGACGCCATTGTGATCGGCAGTGGGATTGGAGGGATGACCGCTGCAGCTACGATGGCCAAAACGGGAAAACGAGTTCTGGTTCTGGAGCAGCATGACCAGGCAGGAGGCTGCTGTCACACCTTCACGGAGAAAGGCTTCGAGTTTGATGTTG GACTTCACTACATCGGCCAGCTGCATGAGAACAGTATGATAAGAGTCGTGATGGACCAGATCACTGAAGGCCAGCTGCAGTTTGTGGAACTGGACCAGCATTTCGACACCATTGTGATTGGCACCGGGGAAGAACAAAGGCAGTACACCATCCATACAGGCAAAACTGAGATGGAGGAGCATCTGAAGAAGCAGTTTCCTGCTGATGTTAGAGCTGTGGACGAGTTCTTCAGGATGATGAAG ACGTCAGCGAGGAAGACCCCTTTGCTCGCCGGCTTGAAGCTGATTCCTCGCTGGTTAGCTTTGCTTCTGTTGAGGAGTGGCATCGCCAACCTCTGCTCCTCTGTTTTCCGCCTCATTGGCACCAGTGCCACAGAAATGGCAAACAGTCTGACCTCCAACATGGACCTCCAGCTCATCTTCTCTTACTTATTCTATG GGGTCCCCCCAAAAGACTCCAGCTGCCTGATCAACGCTCTACTCCTGCACCACTACAAGCGTGGTGCGTACTACCCTAAAGGGGGTGCTAGTGAGATCCCATTCCACATCACAAAAGTCATCCAGAAATATGGGGGAAATGTCCTGGTCCGAGCTCCTGTGAGCCGCATCCTGGTGGACAGCAAGGGAGCAGCGTACG GTGTCGCTGTTAGAAAAGGGCAGGAAGGGGTGGAGGTGCGAGCTCCCATCATCATCTCCAACTGTGGACTCTTCAACACCTTCAAGAGGCTCCTGCCCCCAGAAATACAGAGCAAACCAG AGATTCAGCAGAGGCTGGACATGGTGAAACCTGCAAGAGGGTCATTCCTAGTTTTCTCCGGCTTTGATGCCACTCAAGAAGAACTGGGCATCACTTCCAAGAACCTCTGGTTGTACAAGACTAACGATATGGACATCAT GATGGATCAGTTCTTCAGCTTGGAAAAAGAGAAGGCTCCAGAAAACATCCCCATGATGTTCATCACTTTTCCCTCCGCCAAAGACCCCACGTCGAAGATCCGTCACCCAG GTAAGTCCTGCATGACCATCCTTACGATGGTCAACTACGAGTGGTTCGAGGAATGGAAGGACACGACTGTGAAGAAACGAGGGGACGATTACATGGCGTATAAGATGAGATTCGCCAACTGTCTCTTTGACTGGGCCTGTGTCTACTACCCCAAACTCAGAGAGAAG TTGGTTTATCAGGAAGTGGCGACTCCGCTGACCAACACTCACTACCTCAACGCGTACAGAGGAGCCATGTATTCAGCCGAGCAAAATTTAGAGAGGTATCAGGTAGAAGTTATGGCCAAGAACCGCTGTGAAACTCCTGTCAAAAATCTCTACATCTCAG GTCAGGATTTGTTCAGCTGTGGTATTGTAGGAGCTCTTCACGGTGGTCTTCTCTGTGCCTCCACGGCGCTCGGACAAATCGTTTACATCAACCTCCTGCTGCTGAAGAAGAAGCTGAAGAGGAAGAAGGCCAGAGAAATGGCCGAACAGATTAAAAACAAGGTGCAGTGA